From Mytilus edulis chromosome 8, xbMytEdul2.2, whole genome shotgun sequence, one genomic window encodes:
- the LOC139486206 gene encoding scaffold protein ILK-like isoform X4 gives MEDIFTQVREGNAFHVRVWLDNTENDLNQGDDHRFSLLHWAAREGRTNIVDMLIARGARINATNMGDDTALHLAASHGHRDIVMMLLHNKANINAVNEHGNTPLHYAAFWGKDQIAEDLVNNGAIVGICNKFNESPLEKAKPKLGSMLKERALQLGQDLQKIPFKDRSWLGYKTRSRDALLSRHTGIDIKQLNLSNQVAVTHSGEMYRGQWEGNDIVAKILSIRECTLRMSRDFQEEIPRLRIFNHPNVLPVLACCNQPPDLVVISQFMPYGSLFNVLHGETGIVVDQNQALRFAIDIARGMEFLHTLEPMIPDLVITSKHIMIDEDLSARINMADYKFSFHEKGKLFSPAWMAPEALTRKPAEINQRAADMWCFAVLLWELETREVPHADLTPMECGMKIAMEGLRLTIPPGISSHMSRLVKICMNEEPGKRPKFDMIIPILEKLKQK, from the exons TGATGACCATCGATTTAGTTTGCTGCACTGGGCAGCACGGGAAGGAAGGACCAACATAGTGGACATGCTGATTGCCAGGGGTGCTAGAATTAATGCCACTAACATGGGGGATGACACAGCTTTACATCTTGCAGCAAGCCATGGACATAGGGATATTGTTATGATG ttatTACACAACAAGGCCAACATAAATGCTGTCAATGAGCATGGTAATACACCACTTCATTATGCTGCATTCTGGGGGAAAGATCAGATTGCAGAG GATCTGGTAAATAATGGTGCTATAGTTGGTATCTGTAATAAATTCAATGAAAGTCCTCTGGAAAAGGCCAAACCAAAACTGGGAAGCATGCTTAAAG AACGAGCATTACAGCTAGGTCAAGATCTACAGAAAATACCTTTCAAAGACAGAAGCTGGCTTGGCTATAAAACAAGAAGCA gAGATGCTCTTCTTTCAAGACATACTGGTATAGATATCAAACAGTTAAATCTCAGTAATCAGGTAGCAGTCACTCATTCAGGGGAG aTGTACAGAGGCCAGTGGGAAGGAAATGACATCGTAGCTAAAATACTCAGTATTAGAGAATGTACTCTTAGAATGTCCAGAGATTTCCAAGAGGAAATTCCTAGACTTAG AATCTTCAACCACCCAAATGTTCTACCTGTATTAGCTTGCTGTAACCAACCACCAGATCTAGTAGTCATTAGTCAGTTCATGCCTTATGGATCATTGTTCAATGTATTACACGGGGAAACAG GTATAGTAGTAGATCAGAATCAAGCCTTGAGATTTGCTATAGACATTGCTAGAGGGATGGAGTTCTTACACACACTAGAACCAATGATTCCTGATCTTGTCATTACCAGCAAACATATTATG ATTGATGAAGACTTGTCTGCCAGAATCAATATGGCTGACTATAAATTCTCCTTCCATGAGAAAGGCAAATTGTTCTCTCCAGCTTGGATGGCTCCAGAAG CTCTTACACGTAAACCCGCAGAAATAAATCAAAGAGCAGCTGATATGTGGTGTTTTGCAGTGTTGCTATGGGAACTAGAGACTAGAGAGGTTCCACATGCAGATCTGACACCTATGGAATGTGGaatgaag attgcAATGGAAGGCTTACGTCTGACAATACCTCCCGGAATCTCATCACACATGTCACGTCTGGTGAAAATCTGTATGAACGAAGAACCAGGCAAGAGACCAAAGTTTGACATGATTATTCCAATTCTGGAAAAACTCAAGCAGAAATAA
- the LOC139486206 gene encoding scaffold protein ILK-like isoform X2 — MEDIFTQVREGNAFHVRVWLDNTENDLNQGDDHRFSLLHWAAREGRTNIVDMLIARGARINATNMGDDTALHLAASHGHRDIVMMLLHNKANINAVNEHGNTPLHYAAFWGKDQIAEDLVNNGAIVGICNKFNESPLEKAKPKLGSMLKERALQLGQDLQKIPFKDRSWLGYKTRSRDALLSRHTGIDIKQLNLSNQVAVTHSGEMYRGQWEGNDIVAKILSIRECTLRMSRDFQEEIPRLRIFNHPNVLPVLACCNQPPDLVVISQFMPYGSLFNVLHGETGIVVDQNQALRFAIDIARGMEFLHTLEPMIPDLVITSKHIMIDEDLAKINIDDPKYYRNTDGVVNGIDEDLSARINMADYKFSFHEKGKLFSPAWMAPEALTRKPAEINQRAADMWCFAVLLWELETREVPHADLTPMECGMKIAMEGLRLTIPPGISSHMSRLVKICMNEEPGKRPKFDMIIPILEKLKQK, encoded by the exons TGATGACCATCGATTTAGTTTGCTGCACTGGGCAGCACGGGAAGGAAGGACCAACATAGTGGACATGCTGATTGCCAGGGGTGCTAGAATTAATGCCACTAACATGGGGGATGACACAGCTTTACATCTTGCAGCAAGCCATGGACATAGGGATATTGTTATGATG ttatTACACAACAAGGCCAACATAAATGCTGTCAATGAGCATGGTAATACACCACTTCATTATGCTGCATTCTGGGGGAAAGATCAGATTGCAGAG GATCTGGTAAATAATGGTGCTATAGTTGGTATCTGTAATAAATTCAATGAAAGTCCTCTGGAAAAGGCCAAACCAAAACTGGGAAGCATGCTTAAAG AACGAGCATTACAGCTAGGTCAAGATCTACAGAAAATACCTTTCAAAGACAGAAGCTGGCTTGGCTATAAAACAAGAAGCA gAGATGCTCTTCTTTCAAGACATACTGGTATAGATATCAAACAGTTAAATCTCAGTAATCAGGTAGCAGTCACTCATTCAGGGGAG aTGTACAGAGGCCAGTGGGAAGGAAATGACATCGTAGCTAAAATACTCAGTATTAGAGAATGTACTCTTAGAATGTCCAGAGATTTCCAAGAGGAAATTCCTAGACTTAG AATCTTCAACCACCCAAATGTTCTACCTGTATTAGCTTGCTGTAACCAACCACCAGATCTAGTAGTCATTAGTCAGTTCATGCCTTATGGATCATTGTTCAATGTATTACACGGGGAAACAG GTATAGTAGTAGATCAGAATCAAGCCTTGAGATTTGCTATAGACATTGCTAGAGGGATGGAGTTCTTACACACACTAGAACCAATGATTCCTGATCTTGTCATTACCAGCAAACATATTATG ATTGATGAGGATCTGGCTAAGATAAATATTGACGATCCTAAGTACTACAGGAATACTGACGGAGTTGTTAATGGG ATTGATGAAGACTTGTCTGCCAGAATCAATATGGCTGACTATAAATTCTCCTTCCATGAGAAAGGCAAATTGTTCTCTCCAGCTTGGATGGCTCCAGAAG CTCTTACACGTAAACCCGCAGAAATAAATCAAAGAGCAGCTGATATGTGGTGTTTTGCAGTGTTGCTATGGGAACTAGAGACTAGAGAGGTTCCACATGCAGATCTGACACCTATGGAATGTGGaatgaag attgcAATGGAAGGCTTACGTCTGACAATACCTCCCGGAATCTCATCACACATGTCACGTCTGGTGAAAATCTGTATGAACGAAGAACCAGGCAAGAGACCAAAGTTTGACATGATTATTCCAATTCTGGAAAAACTCAAGCAGAAATAA
- the LOC139486206 gene encoding scaffold protein ILK-like isoform X1 has protein sequence MEDIFTQVREGNAFHVRVWLDNTENDLNQGDDHRFSLLHWAAREGRTNIVDMLIARGARINATNMGDDTALHLAASHGHRDIVMMLLHNKANINAVNEHGNTPLHYAAFWGKDQIAEDLVNNGAIVGICNKFNESPLEKAKPKLGSMLKERALQLGQDLQKIPFKDRSWLGYKTRSTAKFFLSYCGDALLSRHTGIDIKQLNLSNQVAVTHSGEMYRGQWEGNDIVAKILSIRECTLRMSRDFQEEIPRLRIFNHPNVLPVLACCNQPPDLVVISQFMPYGSLFNVLHGETGIVVDQNQALRFAIDIARGMEFLHTLEPMIPDLVITSKHIMIDEDLAKINIDDPKYYRNTDGVVNGIDEDLSARINMADYKFSFHEKGKLFSPAWMAPEALTRKPAEINQRAADMWCFAVLLWELETREVPHADLTPMECGMKIAMEGLRLTIPPGISSHMSRLVKICMNEEPGKRPKFDMIIPILEKLKQK, from the exons TGATGACCATCGATTTAGTTTGCTGCACTGGGCAGCACGGGAAGGAAGGACCAACATAGTGGACATGCTGATTGCCAGGGGTGCTAGAATTAATGCCACTAACATGGGGGATGACACAGCTTTACATCTTGCAGCAAGCCATGGACATAGGGATATTGTTATGATG ttatTACACAACAAGGCCAACATAAATGCTGTCAATGAGCATGGTAATACACCACTTCATTATGCTGCATTCTGGGGGAAAGATCAGATTGCAGAG GATCTGGTAAATAATGGTGCTATAGTTGGTATCTGTAATAAATTCAATGAAAGTCCTCTGGAAAAGGCCAAACCAAAACTGGGAAGCATGCTTAAAG AACGAGCATTACAGCTAGGTCAAGATCTACAGAAAATACCTTTCAAAGACAGAAGCTGGCTTGGCTATAAAACAAGAAGCA CTGCAAAATTTTTCCTGTCGTATTGTG gAGATGCTCTTCTTTCAAGACATACTGGTATAGATATCAAACAGTTAAATCTCAGTAATCAGGTAGCAGTCACTCATTCAGGGGAG aTGTACAGAGGCCAGTGGGAAGGAAATGACATCGTAGCTAAAATACTCAGTATTAGAGAATGTACTCTTAGAATGTCCAGAGATTTCCAAGAGGAAATTCCTAGACTTAG AATCTTCAACCACCCAAATGTTCTACCTGTATTAGCTTGCTGTAACCAACCACCAGATCTAGTAGTCATTAGTCAGTTCATGCCTTATGGATCATTGTTCAATGTATTACACGGGGAAACAG GTATAGTAGTAGATCAGAATCAAGCCTTGAGATTTGCTATAGACATTGCTAGAGGGATGGAGTTCTTACACACACTAGAACCAATGATTCCTGATCTTGTCATTACCAGCAAACATATTATG ATTGATGAGGATCTGGCTAAGATAAATATTGACGATCCTAAGTACTACAGGAATACTGACGGAGTTGTTAATGGG ATTGATGAAGACTTGTCTGCCAGAATCAATATGGCTGACTATAAATTCTCCTTCCATGAGAAAGGCAAATTGTTCTCTCCAGCTTGGATGGCTCCAGAAG CTCTTACACGTAAACCCGCAGAAATAAATCAAAGAGCAGCTGATATGTGGTGTTTTGCAGTGTTGCTATGGGAACTAGAGACTAGAGAGGTTCCACATGCAGATCTGACACCTATGGAATGTGGaatgaag attgcAATGGAAGGCTTACGTCTGACAATACCTCCCGGAATCTCATCACACATGTCACGTCTGGTGAAAATCTGTATGAACGAAGAACCAGGCAAGAGACCAAAGTTTGACATGATTATTCCAATTCTGGAAAAACTCAAGCAGAAATAA
- the LOC139486206 gene encoding scaffold protein ILK-like isoform X3 — protein MEDIFTQVREGNAFHVRVWLDNTENDLNQGDDHRFSLLHWAAREGRTNIVDMLIARGARINATNMGDDTALHLAASHGHRDIVMMLLHNKANINAVNEHGNTPLHYAAFWGKDQIAEDLVNNGAIVGICNKFNESPLEKAKPKLGSMLKERALQLGQDLQKIPFKDRSWLGYKTRSTAKFFLSYCGDALLSRHTGIDIKQLNLSNQVAVTHSGEMYRGQWEGNDIVAKILSIRECTLRMSRDFQEEIPRLRIFNHPNVLPVLACCNQPPDLVVISQFMPYGSLFNVLHGETGIVVDQNQALRFAIDIARGMEFLHTLEPMIPDLVITSKHIMIDEDLSARINMADYKFSFHEKGKLFSPAWMAPEALTRKPAEINQRAADMWCFAVLLWELETREVPHADLTPMECGMKIAMEGLRLTIPPGISSHMSRLVKICMNEEPGKRPKFDMIIPILEKLKQK, from the exons TGATGACCATCGATTTAGTTTGCTGCACTGGGCAGCACGGGAAGGAAGGACCAACATAGTGGACATGCTGATTGCCAGGGGTGCTAGAATTAATGCCACTAACATGGGGGATGACACAGCTTTACATCTTGCAGCAAGCCATGGACATAGGGATATTGTTATGATG ttatTACACAACAAGGCCAACATAAATGCTGTCAATGAGCATGGTAATACACCACTTCATTATGCTGCATTCTGGGGGAAAGATCAGATTGCAGAG GATCTGGTAAATAATGGTGCTATAGTTGGTATCTGTAATAAATTCAATGAAAGTCCTCTGGAAAAGGCCAAACCAAAACTGGGAAGCATGCTTAAAG AACGAGCATTACAGCTAGGTCAAGATCTACAGAAAATACCTTTCAAAGACAGAAGCTGGCTTGGCTATAAAACAAGAAGCA CTGCAAAATTTTTCCTGTCGTATTGTG gAGATGCTCTTCTTTCAAGACATACTGGTATAGATATCAAACAGTTAAATCTCAGTAATCAGGTAGCAGTCACTCATTCAGGGGAG aTGTACAGAGGCCAGTGGGAAGGAAATGACATCGTAGCTAAAATACTCAGTATTAGAGAATGTACTCTTAGAATGTCCAGAGATTTCCAAGAGGAAATTCCTAGACTTAG AATCTTCAACCACCCAAATGTTCTACCTGTATTAGCTTGCTGTAACCAACCACCAGATCTAGTAGTCATTAGTCAGTTCATGCCTTATGGATCATTGTTCAATGTATTACACGGGGAAACAG GTATAGTAGTAGATCAGAATCAAGCCTTGAGATTTGCTATAGACATTGCTAGAGGGATGGAGTTCTTACACACACTAGAACCAATGATTCCTGATCTTGTCATTACCAGCAAACATATTATG ATTGATGAAGACTTGTCTGCCAGAATCAATATGGCTGACTATAAATTCTCCTTCCATGAGAAAGGCAAATTGTTCTCTCCAGCTTGGATGGCTCCAGAAG CTCTTACACGTAAACCCGCAGAAATAAATCAAAGAGCAGCTGATATGTGGTGTTTTGCAGTGTTGCTATGGGAACTAGAGACTAGAGAGGTTCCACATGCAGATCTGACACCTATGGAATGTGGaatgaag attgcAATGGAAGGCTTACGTCTGACAATACCTCCCGGAATCTCATCACACATGTCACGTCTGGTGAAAATCTGTATGAACGAAGAACCAGGCAAGAGACCAAAGTTTGACATGATTATTCCAATTCTGGAAAAACTCAAGCAGAAATAA
- the LOC139486208 gene encoding heat shock 70 kDa protein 12A-like, with protein MEYNTLRRPKCIHQGENTASEMSSTDSKLVVAAIDFGTTFSGYAFSLRHEHEKDPLCIKVNPKWESGGRWLISHKAPTTVLLNPKKEFHSFGYDAENKYSELSLDGEHHDWYYYRRFKMELYKQKSLSRESEIESVDGKLMPALSIISYAINYLRESLVHVLCNRINSFLEDDIFWIITLPAIWSDAAKQFMKEAAVKAGIPLKSLQLCLEPEAASVYCQHIPFERLQGGRGISAFQAGTSYMVLDLGGGTADITVHQVLEGGHIKELQKASGGAWGGVNVDSAFVQFLEKLFSIEVVQTFRETHLFDFLELEREFEMVKRKVKVDDSSKITIRIPPSFLEIFRTVTDCADIKEALETTSYRRRVSITGDKLRMEAGILREMFGSIVDDIIRQVGCLLTNKRRYDINHIIMVGGLSESEYMQKSIQNAFPDVNVMIPEDPELAVMKGAVLFGFNPSIISARVARFTYGTNSFIPFIKGQHPESKKVVMDGRDLCEDFFVKYVAVGDILPINTVIGPKRYMPIRKKQRCANVQVFASSDPDPYFVTDTNSQFIGLLTFQFHDSKGELNRPVLLKMIFGGTELAVEAMEEKTGNTVMASFEFLDPNDQEKNAKT; from the exons ATGGAATATAACACTTTGAGACGCCCCAAGTGTATTCACCAGGGTGAAAATACAGCTTCGGAAATGTCAAGTACGGATAGTAAGCTAGTGGTAGCAGCAATCGACTTTGGAACTACATTTTCAGGATACGCTTTTTCTTTGAGACATGAACACGAAAAGGATCCTTTGTGTATTAAAGTAAATCCGAAATGGGAATCTGGAGGTCGatggttgatatctcataaagcTCCTACCACAGTGTTGTTAAATCCGAAGAAGGAATTTCATTCGTTTGGATACGATGCTGAAAATAAATATTCAGAACTTAGTTTGGATGGGGAGCATCACGACTGGTACTATTACCGACGTTTTAAAATGGaactttataaacaaaag TCCTTATCAAGAGAATCAGAAATTGAATCCGTTGACGGGAAGCTAATGCCAGCATTATCTATCATATCATACGCAATAAATTACCTACGGGAGTCTCTAGTCCATGTTCTATGTAATAGAATCAATAGTTTCCTAGAGGACGACATATTTTGGATTATAACATTACCAGCAATATGGAGTGATGCTGCTAAGCAATTTATGAAAGAAGCTGCTGTCAag gCGGGTATTCCCTTAAAGAGTCTGCAGCTATGTTTAGAGCCGGAAGCAGCTTCTGTCTACTGTCAACATATCCCATTTGAGAGGTTGCAAGGAGGTCGAGGCATCAGTGCATTCCAAGCTGGGACGTCCTATATGGTGCTCGACCTTGgag GAGGTACTGCGGACATAACTGTTCATCAGGTGTTGGAGGGGGgtcatatcaaagaactccagaAAGCCAGCGGTGGCGCATGGGGAGGTGTCAATGTAGATAGTGCGTTTGTGCAATTTCTAGAAAAATTATTCAGCATTGAAGTCGTTCAAACATTTCGTGAAACGCATTTATTTGACTTCTTGGAATTAGAGCGAGAGTTTGAAATGGTGAAAAGAAAAGTGAAAGTTGACGATTCTTCCAAAATTACAATTAGGATTCCGCCATCTTTTTTAGAGATATTCCGAACAGTTACTGATTGTGCTGATATCAAAGAAGCTTTAGAAACTACGTCGTATCGAAGAAGAGTAAGCATAACTGGAGATAAGTTGCGAATGGAAGCAGGGATTTTACGAGAAATGTTCggttctattgttgatgatatcATTCGACAAGTAGGCTGCTTGCTTACTAACAAACGTAGGTATGATATCAACCATATCATCATGGTTGGTGGACTTTCAGAATCCGAATACATGCAGAAAAGTATTCAGAATGCTTTTCCAGACGTTAATGTGATGATACCCGAGGATCCCGAACTTGCCGTTATGAAAGGTGCAGTGCTATTTGGATTTAACCCTTCGATAATATCTGCGCGAGTTGCTAGATTCACATACGGGACAAACAGTTTCATTCCGTTTATAAAAGGACAACATCCCGAAAGTAAAAAAGTTGTAATGGACGGCAGAGACCTGTGTGAGGACTTTTTCGTGAAATATGTAGCAGTCGGTGACATTTTACCGATAAACACTGTAATCGGGCCAAAGCGCTATATGCCCATTCGGAAAAAGCAGAGATGTGCTAATGTCCAAGTGTTCGCTAGTTCCGATCCGGATCCTTATTTTGTTACGGACACAAATTCGCAATTTATAGGACTATTGACATTTCAATTCCACGACAGCAAAGGTGAGTTAAATAGGCCGGTTCTACTGAAAATGATATTCGGAGGAACTGAGTTAGCGGTAGAAGCGATGGAAGAGAAAACTGGAAACACTGTAATGGCTTCCTTTGAATTTTTAGATCCGAACgatcaagaaaaaaatgcaaaaacgtag